In Limanda limanda chromosome 23, fLimLim1.1, whole genome shotgun sequence, a genomic segment contains:
- the bin1b gene encoding myc box-dependent-interacting protein 1b isoform X2: MAEMGKGVTAGKLAINVQKRLTRAQEKVLQKLGKADETRDAAFEEMVANFNKQMVEGSKLQKDLKTYVTAVKTLHDASRRLQDCLADMYEPDWFGKEEMDALAEDTDTLWLDYHQSITDKSVTSMDTYLTQFPDIKARIAKRDRKMVDFDSARHHFASLQKGKKKDEAKIAKAEEDLGRAQKIFEELNVELQDELPALWDSRVGVYVNTFQGLAGHQEKFHKDMSKLSQNLNDIMTKLEEQRQLKKDGTAAAKTEDGAKSEEADISETASSAPKRLGPPPSRPPPRPSLTPDPGQQQVSLFDDEASAPDSKAESATTTTTQQSAVTNGSDGELPPGFIYKVKAIHDYDATDGDELELKMGDIVLVMGFDNQDEQDDGWLMGVKESKWLQEKDASAKGVFPENFTQKF; encoded by the exons ATGGCCGAGATGGGGAAAGGGGTCACCGCCGGGAAACTGGCCATCAACGTGCAGAAGAGGCTCACCAGAGCGcaggagaag GTCCTGCAGAAGCTCGGCAAAGCGGACGAGACCCGAGATGCTGCCTTCGAGGAGATGGTGGCCAACTTCAACAAGCAGATG GTAGAAGGCTCCAAACTGCAGAAAGACCTGAAAACCTATGTGACAGCAGTGAAAA ctctgCACGATGCGTCACGGCGGCTGCAGGACTGTCTGGCCGACATGTACGAGCCCGACTGGTTTGGCAAAGAGGAGATGGACGCGTTGGCAGAG GACACAGACACGCTGTGGTTGGACTACCACCAGAGCATCACGGACAAATCTGTGACCTCCATGGACACGTACCTGACTCAGTTTCCTGATATTAAG GCTCGTATAGCAAAGCGCGACAGGAAGATGGTGGACTTTGACAGCGCCAGGCATCACTTCGCCTCCTTacagaaagggaagaagaaggaCGAGGCCAAGATCGCCAAG gcgGAAGAAGACCTGGGTCGAGCCCAGAAGATTTTTGAGGAGCTGAACGTGGAGTTACAAGACGAGCTTCCTGCACTATGGGACAG tcgtGTTGGCGTCTATGTTAACACATTCCAGGGCCTGGCAGGTCATCAGGAGAAGTTCCACAAAGATATGAGCAAG ctcAGCCAAAACCTGAACGACATCATGACCAAACTGGAGGAGCAGCGGCAGCTCAA AAAAGATGGTACTGCAGCAGCAAAGACAGAAGATGGTGCAAAGAG tgAGGAAGCCGACATCAGCGAAACGGCCAGTTCAGCACCAAAG AGGCTCGGCCCTCCTCCCAGTCGGCCCCCCCCCAGGCCGTCGCTGACTCCGGACCCGGGCCAGCAGCAGGTCAGCCTGTTTGACGACGAGGCCTCGGCGCCTGACTCTAAAGCCGAGTCCGCCACGACGACAACGACACAGCAG AGTGCTGTAACCAATGGCTCTGACGGCGAGCTCCCTCCAGGATTTATCTACAAG gtAAAAGCGATACACGACTACGACGCCACCGACGGCgatgagctggagctgaagatgGGAGATATTGTGCTTGTTATGGGTTTTGACAACCAAGACGAACAG gacgATGGCTGGCTCATGGGTGTGAAGGAGTCGAAGTGGTTGCAGGAGAAAGATGCTTCCGCCAAAGGTGTTTTCCCTGAAAACTTTACCCAGAAGTTTTGA
- the bin1b gene encoding myc box-dependent-interacting protein 1b isoform X1, translating into MAEMGKGVTAGKLAINVQKRLTRAQEKVLQKLGKADETRDAAFEEMVANFNKQMVEGSKLQKDLKTYVTAVKTLHDASRRLQDCLADMYEPDWFGKEEMDALAEDTDTLWLDYHQSITDKSVTSMDTYLTQFPDIKARIAKRDRKMVDFDSARHHFASLQKGKKKDEAKIAKAEEDLGRAQKIFEELNVELQDELPALWDSRVGVYVNTFQGLAGHQEKFHKDMSKLSQNLNDIMTKLEEQRQLKKDGTAAAKTEDGAKSEEADISETASSAPKVRQRLGPPPSRPPPRPSLTPDPGQQQVSLFDDEASAPDSKAESATTTTTQQSAVTNGSDGELPPGFIYKVKAIHDYDATDGDELELKMGDIVLVMGFDNQDEQDDGWLMGVKESKWLQEKDASAKGVFPENFTQKF; encoded by the exons ATGGCCGAGATGGGGAAAGGGGTCACCGCCGGGAAACTGGCCATCAACGTGCAGAAGAGGCTCACCAGAGCGcaggagaag GTCCTGCAGAAGCTCGGCAAAGCGGACGAGACCCGAGATGCTGCCTTCGAGGAGATGGTGGCCAACTTCAACAAGCAGATG GTAGAAGGCTCCAAACTGCAGAAAGACCTGAAAACCTATGTGACAGCAGTGAAAA ctctgCACGATGCGTCACGGCGGCTGCAGGACTGTCTGGCCGACATGTACGAGCCCGACTGGTTTGGCAAAGAGGAGATGGACGCGTTGGCAGAG GACACAGACACGCTGTGGTTGGACTACCACCAGAGCATCACGGACAAATCTGTGACCTCCATGGACACGTACCTGACTCAGTTTCCTGATATTAAG GCTCGTATAGCAAAGCGCGACAGGAAGATGGTGGACTTTGACAGCGCCAGGCATCACTTCGCCTCCTTacagaaagggaagaagaaggaCGAGGCCAAGATCGCCAAG gcgGAAGAAGACCTGGGTCGAGCCCAGAAGATTTTTGAGGAGCTGAACGTGGAGTTACAAGACGAGCTTCCTGCACTATGGGACAG tcgtGTTGGCGTCTATGTTAACACATTCCAGGGCCTGGCAGGTCATCAGGAGAAGTTCCACAAAGATATGAGCAAG ctcAGCCAAAACCTGAACGACATCATGACCAAACTGGAGGAGCAGCGGCAGCTCAA AAAAGATGGTACTGCAGCAGCAAAGACAGAAGATGGTGCAAAGAG tgAGGAAGCCGACATCAGCGAAACGGCCAGTTCAGCACCAAA GGTGAGGCAGAGGCTCGGCCCTCCTCCCAGTCGGCCCCCCCCCAGGCCGTCGCTGACTCCGGACCCGGGCCAGCAGCAGGTCAGCCTGTTTGACGACGAGGCCTCGGCGCCTGACTCTAAAGCCGAGTCCGCCACGACGACAACGACACAGCAG AGTGCTGTAACCAATGGCTCTGACGGCGAGCTCCCTCCAGGATTTATCTACAAG gtAAAAGCGATACACGACTACGACGCCACCGACGGCgatgagctggagctgaagatgGGAGATATTGTGCTTGTTATGGGTTTTGACAACCAAGACGAACAG gacgATGGCTGGCTCATGGGTGTGAAGGAGTCGAAGTGGTTGCAGGAGAAAGATGCTTCCGCCAAAGGTGTTTTCCCTGAAAACTTTACCCAGAAGTTTTGA
- the LOC132996661 gene encoding indian hedgehog B protein-like, with protein sequence MLLPTLVTCLAGCAFLLSPVIEGCGPGRGYGKRRPQRKLVPLAYKQFSPNVAEKTLGASGRYEGKITRNSERFKELTPNYNPDIIFKDEENTGADRMMTQRCKDKLNSLAISVMNLWPGVRLRVTEGWDEDGHHSEESLHYEGRAVDITTSDRDRNKYAMLARLAVEAGFDWVYYESKAHIHCSVKSDHSVAAKSGGCFPGEALVTLESGGQKPISDLQPGERVLASSGSDGSGELVYSEVLTFLDRDPVTRKLFYTLQTESRTQLSLTAAHLIFVSEGNCSEGAVPAPGTLRTVYASDARPGQCVLVSEGKPGQNHREGRLSGITQVTLREKRGVFAPLTQHGTVVVDGVVASCYAMVDQHCLAHWAFSPLRLMHSWAGTTGPHGDGIHWFSQLLHWLGRLLLDSGRFHPLGVAQDGR encoded by the exons ATGCTACTCCCGACGCTGGTGACGTGCCTCGCCGGGTGCGCCTTTCTCCTCTCGCCGGTCATTGAGGGCTGTGGACCGGGTCGAGGTTATGGCAAGAGGCGGCCGCAGAGGAAGCTGGTGCCGCTGGCTTACAAGCAGTTCAGCCCCAACGTGGCCGAGAAGACGTTAGGGGCCAGCGGGAGATACGAGGGGAAAATCACGCGGAACTCCGAGCGCTTCAAGGAGCTCACCCCGAACTACAACCCCGACATCATCTTCAAGGATGAGGAGAACACAGGTGCAGACCGCATGATGACACAG cgcTGCAAAGACAAGCTCAACTCTCTGGCCATCTCGGTGATGAACCTCTGGCCCGGGGTCCGCCTGCGGGTCACCGAGGGCTGGGACGAGGACGGCCACCACTCGGAGGAGTCGCTGCACTACGAGGGCCGAGCGGTTGACATCACCACCTCGGACCGGGACAGGAACAAGTACGCCATGCTGGCGCGGCTGGCAGTGGAGGCCGGGTTCGACTGGGTCTACTACGAGTCCAAGGCCCACATCCACTGCAGCGTCAAGTCAG aTCACTCAGTGGCCGCCAAGTCTGGAGGTTGTTTCCCCGGCGAGGCTTTGGTCACGTTGGAGAGCGGCGGTCAGAAGCCCATCAGTGATCTGCAGCCTGGTGAACGGGTCCTGGCCTCGTCGGGCAGCGACGGCAGCGGCGAGCTGGTTTACAGCGAAGTCCTGACCTTCCTGGACCGTGACCCTGTGACCCGGAAACTTTTCTACACTCTGCAGACTGAATCCAGGACGCAGCTCTCTCTCACCGCCGCCCACCTAATATTTGTATCTGAGGGGAACTGCTCAGAGGGGGCTGTGCCGGCCCCTGGCACCCTCAGGACTGTGTACGCCAGCGATGCCAGGCCGGGGCAGTGTGTGCTGGTGTCAGAGGGCAAACCGGGGCAGAATCACAGAGAGGGACGTCTGTCTGGGATCACGCAGGTCAccctgagagagaagaggggcgTGTTTGCTCCGCTGACCCAGCATGGGACAGTGGTGGTGGACGGGGTGGTCGCATCCTGCTACGCCATGGTGGACCAACACTGCCTGGCTCACTGGGCCTTCTCCCCGCTCAGGCTCATGCACAGCTGGGCCGGCACCACTGGACCTCACGGTGATGGGATCCACTGGTTCTCTCAGCTTTTACACTGGCTTGGGAGGCTGCTGCTAGACTCTGGTCGCTTCCACCCGCTGGGCGTGGCCCAGGACGGCAGGTGA